The following DNA comes from Micromonospora chokoriensis.
CATCGAGCTGGCCGACGGGGACGCCGACACCTCGTTCTTCGGCGCGCACTACCTGCGTACACCTGTGGTCCACGAGGCGTTCGACGCGCTCGCGGCGCTCGGCCCGGCGTTCGACGAGGTGCACCTGCTGTCCACGTGCGGGGAGGCCACCGACCGTCGCACCGCTTCCTGTTCCGGCCCCGCCCGGCGGAGGTCGCCGCTCGCACCGCGCTGCTGCCTCTCGTACACCGGGTGGAGAGCTGGCCGGAGCTGACGCCGCTGCTGCGCGCCGACCAGCCCCACCGGCGCGGGCCTCGCGGCGCGGCGACGGTCAGGACGGCCAGGCGCGGGCGAGCAGGTCGCGGGTGTCGTGCAGCAGTTGCGGCAGGACCTTGGTGCGGCCGATCACCGGCATGAAGTTCGCGTCGCCGCCCCAGCGGGGCACCACGTGCTGGTGCAGGTGCGCGGCGATGCCCGCGCCGGCGACCCCGCCCTGGTTCATGCCCAGGTTGAAGCCGTGCGCGTTGCTCACCTTGCGGATGACCCGCATCGCGGTCTGGGTGTACGACGCCAGCTCGGTGGTCTCCGGCACGTCCAGGTCGGTGTAGTCGGCGACGTGCCGGTAGGGGCAGACCAGCAGGTGCCCGGGGTTGTAGGGATAGAGGTTGAGCACCACGAAGACGTGCTCGCCACGGGCCACCACCAGGCTCTCCTCCGGCGGCAGCTGGGGGGCTCGGCAGAACGGACAACCGGTCGGCTTCTCGTAGCCCTCGGCCGGGCGGTCCTCACCGGAGATGTAGGTCATCCGGTGCGGCGTCCAGAGCCGATCCAGGCCGTCCGCCATGCCGTCGATGTCCGTGTGCCGTTCCGCCCCTGTCACGAGTCGATCCTACGGAGCCCCGCAGGCGTGCCGCGACACCTGCCCGACGGGAAAACGTCAAGACGGGAGGCCACTACTTCCTGTATCGAGCACGATCATGCGGCGAGCGGGGGAAGCGCGCCGGCCGCGTCACTCCGCGGCGGCCGAGGGGCCGATGTTGGTGCGGGAGCTGACCACGTCGAGGACGTGGGTGATGGCCTCGGCGACCGGCACACCGTTGCGCTGGGAGCCGTCGCGGTAGCGGAAGGAGACGGTGCCGGCGGCCACGTCGTCGTCACCGGCGATCACCATGAACGGGATCTTCTGCTGCTGCGCGGTGCGGATCTTCTTCTGCATCCGGTCGTCGCCCGCGTCCACCTGGGCGCGGATGCCCTCGGCGCGCAGCGCCGCCACGAAGCCGTGCAGGTAGTCGGTGTGATCCTCCCGGATCGGGATGCCGACCACCTGCACCGGCGCCAGCCAGGCCGGGAACGCGCCCGCGTAGTGCTCGGTGAGCACCCCGAAGAACCGCTCGATCGACCCGAACAGCGCCCGGTGGATCATGACGGGCCGCTGGCGGCTGCCGTCGGCGGCCTGGTACTCCAGACCGAACCGCTCCGGCTGGTTGAAGTCGACCTGGATGGTGGACATCTGCCAGGTCCGGCCGATCGCGTCGCGCGCCTGCACGGAGATCTTCGGCCCGTAGAACGCCGCGCCACCCGGGTCGGGCACCAGGTCCAGGCCGGAGGTCGCGGCGGCGGTCCGCAGCGCCTCGGTGGCCTCCTCCCAGTCCTCGTCCGCGCCGATGAACTTGGGCGAGTCGTCCCGGGTCGACAGCTCCAGGTAGAAGTCGTCCAGCCCGTAGTCACGCAGCAGGTCCAGCACGAAGCTCAGCAGCGTGGACAGCTCGCCGGCCATCTGCTCGCGGGTGCAGTAGATGTGCGAGTCGTCCTGGGTCAGGCCCCGGACCCGGGTCAGGCCGTGCACGACACCGGACTTCTCGTACCGGTAGACGGTGCCGAACTCGAACATCCGCAGCGGCAGCTCCCGGTACGACCGCCCGCGCCCCCTGAAGATCAGGTTGTGCATCGGGCAGTTCATCGCCTTAAGGTAGTAGTCCGCGCCCTCCAGCTGCATGGGCGGGAACATGGTGTCCGCGTAGTAGGGCAGGTGACCGGAGGTCTGGAACAGCTGCGCCTTGGTGATGTGCGGGGTGTTGACGAACTCGTACCCCGCCTCCTCGTGCCGCCGCCGCGAGTAGTGCTCCATCTCCCGGCGGATGATGCCGCCCTTGGGGTGGAAGACCGCCAGGCCGGAGCCGATCTCGTCGGGGAAGCTGAACAGGTCGAGGTCCGCGCCGAGCTTGCGGTGGTCGCGCCGGGCGGCCTCCTCCAGCAGCTTCAGGTACGCCTTGAGCTCGTCGCGGGTCGGCCACGCGGTGCCGTACACCCGTTGTAGTTGGGGGTTCTTCTCCGACCCGCGCCAGTAGGCGGCGGCGGACCGCATCAGCTTGAACGCGCCGATCAGGCGGGTGGTCGGGAGGTGCGGGCCCCGGCACAGGTCCGACCAGCAGACCTTGTCCTCCTTGGCGTCGAGGTTGTCGTAGATGGTCAGCTCGCCGCCGCCCACCTCCATGACCTCGTCGGTGTCCAGGCCCTCGCCCTTGACCTCGATCAACTCCAGCTTGAACGGCTCGTCGGCCAGCTCCGCGCGGGCCTCGTCGAGGCTGCCGAAGCGGCGACGGCGGAACCGCTGCCCGGACTTGATGATCTCCTGCATGCGCTTCTCGAGCTTGCTGAGGTCATCGGGCTGGAACGGCTTGTCGACGTCGAAGTCGTAGTAGAAGCCGTTCTCGATCGGCGGGCCGATGCCCAGCTTGGCCTCGGGGAAGACGTCCTGCACGGCCTGGGCCAGGACGTGCGCGGTGGAGTGGCGCAGCACGTTGAGCCCGTCCGGCGAGTCCAGGCTGACCGGCTCGACGACGGTCTCCTCGGCCGGCGACCAGTCCAGGTCACGCAGCTGACCCTGCGGGTCGCGAACCACGACGATCGCCTTGGGGCCGTTCGCGGGCAGTCCGGCCGCGGCCACCGCGTCGGCCGCCGTCGTCCCGGCGGCGACGACGACGGGGTCGGCCACGGCGGGGGTACGGGGTGCGGACACGATGACTCCTCCAAGCGGTACGAAACGGTGCCGATCCTCGGCTCCTGCCGATGCTATCGGTCGTGCCGTCGCCGCCTTCCGGACGGCTCGCGTTGAACCTTTCCGGCTCCGCATCCGAACTACAGGGTGTGGCCGGAAACCGGTGCCGGCCGCGCGGAGACGGATGGGGGCACGAGATGGCGAGCACGCACGGCGGCCAGCACCGGCGGCGGATCGCGGCGGTGACCGCGCTGACCGCCGCCGGGCTGCTGATCTGGCCCGGCGCGGCGTCCGCGGCGGACGTGACGACCACCCCGACCGAGGCCCGGCAGGGCGACGCCGTACGCCTCGAACTCACGGTGCCGGAGGAGCGCGCCGGCACGAAGACGAACCAGATCGAGGTCCGGTTGCCGGCCGACGCGCCGATCGCCGAGGTGTACCCGATGTCGGTGGACGGGTGGGCGCCCCGGCTGAGCTCCCGCACCCTGGACAAGCCGCTGGCCGGGATCCACTCCTCCGGGGTGAGCACGGTGACCACGGCGGTGACCTGGGTGCGGGTCGGCGATAGCGGCTCCGGGCCGGCCCGACTGGCGCTGTCCATGGGACCGATGCCGCAGGCGGAGCGGCTCACCTTCGAGGTCGTCCAGACGTACGCCGACGGCATTGTGGTCCGGTGGGCGGACGCGACGGGCGCACACCGCGCCCCGGTGCTGACCCTGTTGCCGGCGGCTCCGGGCGCTGCCGGACCGGCCGCGCACGGCGCAGGCCACGGCGTACCGGCCCCCGGCGCACCGGCCGGTGCCGACGACGGTTCGGCCGCCCGTGCCGGCGACGCCGGCGAAGAGTCCGGCAGCGCCGACGGAATGCTGGCCGCCGGCCTG
Coding sequences within:
- a CDS encoding HIT family protein, giving the protein MADGLDRLWTPHRMTYISGEDRPAEGYEKPTGCPFCRAPQLPPEESLVVARGEHVFVVLNLYPYNPGHLLVCPYRHVADYTDLDVPETTELASYTQTAMRVIRKVSNAHGFNLGMNQGGVAGAGIAAHLHQHVVPRWGGDANFMPVIGRTKVLPQLLHDTRDLLARAWPS
- the thrS gene encoding threonine--tRNA ligase, with amino-acid sequence MSAPRTPAVADPVVVAAGTTAADAVAAAGLPANGPKAIVVVRDPQGQLRDLDWSPAEETVVEPVSLDSPDGLNVLRHSTAHVLAQAVQDVFPEAKLGIGPPIENGFYYDFDVDKPFQPDDLSKLEKRMQEIIKSGQRFRRRRFGSLDEARAELADEPFKLELIEVKGEGLDTDEVMEVGGGELTIYDNLDAKEDKVCWSDLCRGPHLPTTRLIGAFKLMRSAAAYWRGSEKNPQLQRVYGTAWPTRDELKAYLKLLEEAARRDHRKLGADLDLFSFPDEIGSGLAVFHPKGGIIRREMEHYSRRRHEEAGYEFVNTPHITKAQLFQTSGHLPYYADTMFPPMQLEGADYYLKAMNCPMHNLIFRGRGRSYRELPLRMFEFGTVYRYEKSGVVHGLTRVRGLTQDDSHIYCTREQMAGELSTLLSFVLDLLRDYGLDDFYLELSTRDDSPKFIGADEDWEEATEALRTAAATSGLDLVPDPGGAAFYGPKISVQARDAIGRTWQMSTIQVDFNQPERFGLEYQAADGSRQRPVMIHRALFGSIERFFGVLTEHYAGAFPAWLAPVQVVGIPIREDHTDYLHGFVAALRAEGIRAQVDAGDDRMQKKIRTAQQQKIPFMVIAGDDDVAAGTVSFRYRDGSQRNGVPVAEAITHVLDVVSSRTNIGPSAAAE
- a CDS encoding DUF1775 domain-containing protein; amino-acid sequence: MASTHGGQHRRRIAAVTALTAAGLLIWPGAASAADVTTTPTEARQGDAVRLELTVPEERAGTKTNQIEVRLPADAPIAEVYPMSVDGWAPRLSSRTLDKPLAGIHSSGVSTVTTAVTWVRVGDSGSGPARLALSMGPMPQAERLTFEVVQTYADGIVVRWADATGAHRAPVLTLLPAAPGAAGPAAHGAGHGVPAPGAPAGADDGSAARAGDAGEESGSADGMLAAGLLAGLGGGAAIGWLVSRWRRRGPAEPLTLTEATGEADQPPTLAEVTGRRTDGPATRADATGPTDAPATPAEPVPASR